Proteins from a single region of Ananas comosus cultivar F153 linkage group 3, ASM154086v1, whole genome shotgun sequence:
- the LOC109707818 gene encoding protein SHORTAGE IN CHIASMATA 1, producing the protein MRTRFLATDYFVPQSASETLADLHFLPLPPPDFSHSDLRFHLEIPFFDLDEDLRFDSDIDAFPIENALSEFLSDVVPRLRQVEEGDNETSTTPNQIVSPEEVVADLATVLDHKFSSYLFNFPGDKYMHWRYQGSRLEKELQFEIVEVEAPPINPVSSCEEGKGSFRLSFGVPNIDVPLDIIDIEVGITISYPHKVAKSICLVESIPSEHTEDQQHSCKDGSSSADAHLNFSINIPQFEVTSNSVELDVCTYSKEIFNFLLPIVEPWHGSQGQELVVDAKDFLGATAMDILTTLSGDAPSEHYHGDEMISLNTVLEMERDSTELPFSVMLQEVQIIDYPSDNVSEIFSNLETAKMDVSDQMLEIDTDFAGSLYESMVSSELALADDTFKSLPTPIISDDKAATLLTTTISNMLHSLKPHPLSACDGIYLDWHLLLEGTCNHEICSTYASMVEEVNRYNLTSELQIDFREMVATDIDFLDDSCESDSIINCEEVPTMLQIGGPQVHHQSAAAEIAQKQKHEIPSTKSTEKSGIINSEKFPFLFESMSQSNDLNFFLDVRKGSTRKVCENENSRRGKCSTQPAISLKGPSKGGVTSHKNPGQWNIMVHQIILSDDIRSLVGALHHSYLTILEESTYLSKVFPIEELRSISKQKMQELIVCEAEKQFNTGCKYKEAGELVTLFVIRQLAYFLCFFGLHIAHLYISNVSRSIEEVPSRLTAFESLIEDARLKSERQLIESHPSLSYIEKILRSNCLSDRKILVVGEKVFWLPLTRKLTEMKIKYHEVKNNRSTTSELGTSDSSWFTNFLLEELLHSDCLLISIDYISASIPFNKFSIILEYGGPNTSSRLSSLVSSLDVLPPVHFLHVKMDDQDIPAVFFEGYGVSAHPQSTSGMVSYSVQTLQANSSKKHLVDALNFVPTDCASSCISSESANQVDASRDNESAVSLPHIEKDKNMDLRRLSFPDVVIIVNTQNFGKKMLISRRSSYQKILALEKGGAQVVERDINLPLDLIFSAAVCLVWYVTRTFEDRTPTTTQESSMSMFMENIATNVLMSLSFSFSGCILIFEGESSFLASVMESSDALYAAAATLDVNLQLFCSYTPESTDEIILSCIRNVTGLNRGLYPPMPESETLGEAFLTRFPSINPLSAHVILSSGGSLVEFLEWSHERRIQAVGNYLLPDESISLFSALCRYGEIGESKSVMTESSSIGSDISSSLLQSPRKRKKFASHTVVMPIDDPLTEQANQLSSNGVELPQVLLTHEPRIFNNMQENLKKIEHGYQTIGRSHWNDKVGNQFLHEDFDDEMIHFKYTLKEKPFAMSNTSIFPWRPKSRTAVRSSVPTSRLAFSTYGHHILPTTSEINDGTHNWKSLRDEDQTWADKVFEDVARSSRKDDTHHPYLESNLMQDSLGPLGFSNQNKLPPSYRANSCVNKRPQLDSCWKFDFLHGPNETQETLKCNTCHTCPTSLRNKSTPSKSRSPSVIDNYRYQGGSQANKTSKQKKRKDIKGQSSPNNGKRKNPTFISPTWTPIDKRARQNLSFARYGNEKQSKLVWRNKNSSDTDCSSRKRYRVEAAETRKLKQPTFGLHARKGLFSSPNPAGRLSLPSAPETKPDRVFASEEQYRPAFSIPSMLFLFLLHLSIQPSSITWHLGL; encoded by the exons ATGCGCACTCGCTTCCTCGCCACGGACTACTTCGTCCCCCAATCGGCGAGCGAAACCCTAGCCGATCTCCACTTCCTCCCGCTTCCTCCTCCCGATTTCTCCCATTCCGATCTCCGGTTCCACTTGGAGATCCCTTTCTTCGATCTCGATGAGGATCTACGCTTTGATTCCGATATCGATGCGTTTCCGATTGAGAACGCCCTCTCGGAGTTCCTCTCCGACGTTGTTCCTCGGCTCCGGCAAGTGGAGGAAGGGGATAATGAAACTTCTACCACTCCGAATCAAATCGTTTCTCCAGAAGAG GTAGTAGCTGATTTG GCAACTGTTCTCGATCACAAGTTCTCTTCCTATTTGTTCAATTTTCCAGGAGATAAATACATGCATTGGAGATATCAGGGAAGCCGATTGGAGAAGGAACTCCAGTTTGAAATAGTGGAGGTGGAGGCTCCCCCG ATCAATCCTGTGAGTTCTTGTGAAGAAGGAAAGGGTAGTTTTAGGCTGAGCTTTGGAGTTCCTAATATTGATGTTCCTCTG GATATAATTGACATTGAAGTTGGAATAACAATATCATACCCTCATAAGGTTGCAAAGTCTATTTGTCTAGTGGAAAGTATTCCTTCTGAACATACTGAAGATCAACAGCATTCTTGTAAAGATGGCAGTTCCTCTGCAGACgcacatttaaattttagcattaACATACCTCAATTTGAGGTCACCAGCAATTCTGTGGAGCTTGATGTCTGTACATATAGCAAAGAGATATTCAACTTTCTGCTTCCCATTGTTGAACCATGGCATGGGTCGCAAGGACAGGAGTTGGTGGTTGATGCAAAAGATTTTTTGGGAGCAACTGCTATGGATATATTAACCACTCTTTCTGGGGATGCTCCATCCGAGCACTATCATGGAGATGAAATGATATCTCTTAATACGGTGTTAGAGATGGAGAGAGACTCTACTGAATTGCCATTCTCTGTTATGTTACAGGAAGTCCAAATAATTGATTATCCTTCTGATAATGTTTCTGAAATATTTTCCAATTTGGAGACAGCAAAAATGGATGTTTCTGATCAGATGCTCGAAATTGATACGGACTTTGCAGGAAGCTTATATGAATCTATGGTTAGTAGTGAGCTGGCTCTGGCAGATGATACCTTCAAATCATTACCTACACCTATTATTTCTGATGATAAAGCAGCTACATTATTGACCACAACCATAAGCAATATGCTACATAGCCTGAAACCACATCCTTTGTCTGCATGTGATGGCATATACTTGGACTGGCATCTTTTGCTAGAAGGAACATGCAACCATGAAATCTGCTCTACATATGCCAGCATGGTAGAAGAGGTAAATAGGTATAATTTAACTTCTGAGCTGCAAATTGACTTTAGGGAGATGGTAGCTACTGACATTGATTTCTTGGATGATTCTTGTGAAAGTGATAGCATAATAAATTGTGAGGAAGTACCTACTATGCTTCAAATAGGTGGCCCTCAGGTACATCATCAATCTGCTGCAGCAGAAATAGCTCAGAAGCAGAAACATGAGATTCCCAGTACTAAAAGCACTGAGAAGAGTGGAATTATTAACTCAGAAAAGTTTCCTTTCTTGTTTGAGTCTATGTCACAATCCAATGATCTAAATTTCTTCTTGGATGTGAGAAAAGGCAGTACCAGGAAAGTTTGTGAGAATGAAAATTCAAGAAGAGGTAAATGCAGCACACAACCTGCTATTTCTTTAAAGGGGCCATCTAAAGGGGGTGTCACCTCTCACAAAAACCCTGGGCAATGGAACATTATGGTTCATCAGATTATCCTCTCAGATGATATTCGAAGCCTTGTTGGTGCTCTCCATCATAGCTATTTAACCATCTTGGAAGAAAGCACTTATCTAAGCAAAGTGTTTCCAATTGAAGAACTTCGATCCATTTCAAAGCAGAAGATGCAAGAGCTGATTGTTTGTGAAGCAGAAAAGCAGTTCAATACTGGCTGTAAATATAAAGAAGCTGGGGAACTAGTCACACTCTTTGTGATTAGGCAGCTAGCTTATTTCTTGTGTTTTTTTGGTCTCCATATTGCTCATCTATATATAAGCAACGTGTCAAGAAGTATTGAGGAAGTTCCCAGTAGACTGACAGCTTTTGAATCTTTAATTGAGGATGCACGCTTGAAATCTGAGAGGCAATTAATTGAATCACATCCGTCCTTGTCTTATATTGAAAAAATTCTACGGTCAAATTGCTTAAGTGATCGAAAGATTCTTGTTGTTGGTGAGAAAGTTTTTTGGCTACCACTGACTCGGAAATTAACCGAAATGAAGATAAAATACCATGAAGTGAAGAATAACCGTTCCACTACTTCTGAACTGGGTACATCTGACAGCAGTTGGTTCACAAATTTTTTGTTGGAAGAACTGCTGCATTCAGACTGTTTACTGATAAGCATCGA TTATATTTCAGCTTCAATTCCTTTCAACAAGTTCAGCATCATATTGGAGTATGGAGGTCCAAACACATCATCTAGATTGTCCTCTCTGGTTTCTAGTTTAGATGTTTTGCCTCCGGTTCACTTCCTCCATGTCAAAATGGATGATCAAGATATTCCAGCTGTATTTTTTGAAGGCTATGGTGTATCTGCGCATCCACAATCCACATCg GGGATGGTCTCATATTCAGTGCAGACTCTGCAGGCAAATTCAAGCAAAAAACACCTAGTTGATGCCCTAAACTTTGTACCTACAGATTGTGCAAGTAGTTGTATATCTTCTGAATCTGCTAATCAAGTAGATGCCTCTCGTGATAATGAGTCTGCCGTAAGCTTACCACATATAGAAAAAGATAAGAATATGGACCTGCGAAGACTGTCTTTCCCAGATGTAGTTATAATTGTCAATACTCaaaattttggaaagaaaatgcTCATTTCTCGAAGGAGCTCATATCAAAAGATTCTTGCTTTGGAAAAAGGAGGTGCACAAGTCGTGGAGCGAGATATCAATCTGCCTTTGGACTTAATCTTCAGTGCTGCAGTTTGCCTAGTATGGTATGTAACCAGGACCTTTGAGGACAGAACACCAACAACAACTCAAGAATCTTCTATGTCGATGTTCATGGAGAACATTGCAACGAATGTTCTGATGTCACTTAGTTTTTCATTTAGTGGCTGCATACTG ATATTCGAGGGAGAAAGCAGCTTCCTTGCCTCTGTTATGGAATCATCTGATGCACTCTATGCTGCAGCTGCCACCCTGGATGTGAATTTGCAGTTATTTTGTTCATATACACCCGAGTCAACTGATGAAATTATTCTCAGCTGTATTAGGAATGTTACTGGTTTAAATCGAGGCCTTTATCCACCAATGCCTGAATCAGAAACTCTTGGTGAAGCCTTTCTTACCAGATTCCCTTCTATAAATCCCCTCTCAGCTCATGTGATACTTTCATCTGGTGGTTCACTAGTGGAGTTTCTTGAATGGTCACATGAGCGCAGAATTCAGGCTGTTGGGAATTATCTTCTACCAGATGAAAGTATTTCTCTCTTTAGTGCTTTATGTAGATATGGAGAGATTGGCGAGTCTAAGTCAGTAATGACAGAATCTTCCTCTATTGGTTCTGATATCAGTAGTTCATTGTTGCAGTCACCACGAAAAAGGAAGAAGTTTGCCTCTCACACTGTTGTTATGCCTATTGATGATCCGTTAACTGAACAAGCGAACCAATTATCAAGCAACGGCGTAGAGCTGCCTCAGGTACTCCTGACACATGAGCCAAGAATATTTAACAATATGCaggaaaatttgaaaaagatcGAACATGGTTATCAGACTATAGGTAGGAGCCATTGGAATGACAAAGTTGGGAATCAGTTTCTCCATGAAGACTTTGATGATGAGATGATTCATTTTAAGTACACCTTGAAAGAGAAGCCTTTCGCCATGTCAAATACCTCAATTTTTCCATGGAGACCAAAATCAAGAACTGCAGTTAGAAGCTCAGTGCCGACCAGTAGACTAGCATTCAGCACTTATGGCCATCATATATTGCCGACCACTTCAGAGATCAATGATGGCACACATAATTGGAAATCTTTGAGGGACGAAGATCAAACTTGGGCAGACAAGGTCTTTGAAGATGTAGCAAGAAGCTCTAGAAAAGATGATACACATCATCCTTATTTGGAAAGTAATTTAATGCAAGACTCCCTTGGTCCTCTTGgtttttcaaatcaaaataaactgCCACCCAGCTATCGTGCGAATTCATGTGTTAATAAACGTCCACAACTAGATTCATGCTGGAAATTCGACTTTCTTCATGGGCCGAATGAGACCCAGGAAACCTTGAAGTGCAACACATGCCACACCTGCCCTACTAGTTTAAGAAATAAAAGCACACCTTCTAAAAGTCGAAGCCCTTCTGTAATTGATAATTACAGGTATCAGGGAGGCAGCCAAGCAAACAAAACATCCAagcagaagaagaggaaggataTCAAGGGCCAATCAAGTCCAAATAATGGAAAAAGGAAGAACCCTACATTTATTAGCCCAACTTGGACACCCATTGACAAGAGAGCAAGACAG AATTTGTCTTTTGCAAGATACGGAAATGAAAAACAAAGCAAACTGGTGTGGAGGAACAAAAACAGCTCTGATACAGATTGTAGCTCGAGGAAAAGATATCGAGTTGAAG CGGCTGAAACTCGCAAGCTAAAGCAACCAACCTTCGGCTTGCATGCGCGAAAAGGCCTTTTCTCGAGCCCGAACCCGGCTGGACGGCTCTCTCTCCCGTCTGCGCCCGAGACCAAGCCAGATCGCGTTTTCGCATCAGAGGAACAATACAGGCCTGCTTTTTCTATACCTTCAATGCTCTTTCTATTTCTGCTGCATCTATCAATTCAACCAAGCAGTATTACTTGGCATCTAGGGCTGTAA
- the LOC109707761 gene encoding LOW QUALITY PROTEIN: rho-associated protein kinase 1-like (The sequence of the model RefSeq protein was modified relative to this genomic sequence to represent the inferred CDS: inserted 1 base in 1 codon), which produces MFKGARWRSEKNKIKAVFKLQFEATQVPEIGWETMVIALVPSDVGKPTVRSEKAASVDGKCHWAKPILETVKLATDSKTGKINDRTYRFAVSANGSSKSGVFGEASINLADYVEVLKPSAVVLPLKGSNTGPLLHVTIQRMQGDDEGRVADENGDSIIKPRRRTLQSQLSKCDDEEVAKATVGMENTEDKSVKDNEGRMIVPLSGNMPLHTGSNGNLQKSHSFDAISASGSDASSGRNTPRESQMMRKNSHDTTSFLSPLSISGTPKKLHDTTSFLSPLSISGTPKKLLKSSSDWSGSSAPDGSTDGSTNNSGDSGLKEGFQDSETSLEKLGGEVIALTRKLDISEMEIQTLRKQIIKENRRAQDLSKEINSLREERDSLKRECEELKTTLRRTNHVDSDVSDELAQDAKDPWLILEEIKKELNHEKNLNANVRLQLEKTKESNSQLILTIRDLEEKLEQKDRDLSCARCPSRDFIVETDERFKEMEYSNRNSHVSSIKHDKEEQHALDVLMKGQSLLELEKKIIDLHNEIELYKKDREELEMQMEQLALDYEILKQENHGISSKLEQAQLREQLRMQYECSAHLAIISDLEAHVEILEKELQQQAEAFEADVESIVCAKVELEQRALKAEEALRKVRWRNTSTAERLQEEFKLLSQQMSSTFHAHEKSLRQALKEASELRLQKNQLEELLEKAQEELSLVQGQYRVKFEQLLSLTDFKSKEKDNIILQLKNKSKLQNEKQSLETKMEGSSEEVLLLKNEIEKLKGEGEHLSQQNELKKSVIAQMEYNTSEGGMIALIESPVEDLRNEKYLSSKDNKMQNGIKEINRNCSSPCEGIVPKEDEHFCYSKSTENGGNSSRSPRIQGKACRHDLNSSSKMSDMRNTRAEPEKEKEKIACTSDHHKIGKVCKEVTLLKEKNMSMEAELKEMQERYSETSLKLAEVESXRQQHVMTIRTLKNALKS; this is translated from the exons ATGTTCAAGGGGGCGAGATGGAGGAGCGAGAAGAACAAGATCAAAGCTGTGTTCAAGTTGCAGTTCGAGGCAACCCAG GTGCCAGAGATAGGATGGGAGACAATGGTGATAGCTCTGGTACCTTCAGATGTTGGAAAACCAACTGTGAGATCGGAAAAGGCGGCATCGGTCGACGGAAAATGTCACTGGGCGAAGCCGATCCTCGAAACGGTTAAACTCGCCACTGATTCCAAAACTGGAAAGATCAATGACAGAACCTACCGATTTGCTGTGTCAGCAAAT GGTTCGAGTAAATCTGGAGTTTTTGGAGAAGCAAGCATTAATCTTGCAGACTATGTGGAGGTGTTAAAACCCTCTGCTGTTGTTCTCCCTCTCAAGGGCTCGAATACTGGGCCGCTCCTGCAT GTTACTATACAGAGAATGCAGGGTGATGATGAGGGAAG AGTAGCTGATGAAAATGGAGATAGTATCATAAAACCTCGACGGAGAACATTGCAGAGCCAGTTAAGCAAGTGCGATGATGAAGAAGTTGCCAAGGCTACAGTGGGCATGGAAAATACAGAA GATAAGTCAGTTAAAGATAATGAAGGCCGAATGATAGTCCCATTGAGCGGAAACATGCCTCTTCATACTGGATCTAATGGCAACCTTCAAAAATCACACAGTTTTGACGCCATCTCAGCATCAGGTTCAGATGCCAGCTCAGGAAGAAATACCCCAAGAGAGAGTCAGATGATGCGCAAGAACAGCCATGACACTACTAGTTTTCTCTCACCTCTCAGCATCAGTGGTACTCCTAAAAAGCTTCATGACACTACTAGTTTTCTCTCACCTCTCAGCATCAGTGGTACTCCTAAAAAGCTGCTGAAAAGCTCAAGTGACTGGTCTGGTAGTTCAGCTCCTGATGGAAGCACAGATGGATCAACAAATAACTCAGGGGATTCTGGACTAAAAGAAGGGTTTCAAGATTCAGAAACCAGCCTCGAAAAACTTGGAGGTGAGGTAATTGCTTTGACACGAAAGTTGGACATATCAGAGATGGAAATACAGACGCTGAGAAAGCAAATCATTAAGGAGAATAGGAGAGCACAAGATCTTTCGAAAGAAATTAATAGCCTAAGGGAGGAGAGGGATTCTCTGAAAAGAGAATGTGAAGAACTAAAAACTACACTGAGAAGAACAAATCATGTTGATAGTGATGTATCAGACGAGTTGGCTCAAGATGCAAAGGATCCATGGTTGATTCTTGAAGAAATCAAGAAAGAATTAAATCACGAAAAGAATCTAAATGCAAATGTTCGCTTGCAACTGGAGAAAACAAAGGAATCTAACTCGCAGTTGATTCTAACTATAAGGGATCTTGAAGAAAAGTTGGAGCAAAAGGATAGGGACTTGTCATGTGCTAGGTGCCCTTCACGGGATTTCATTGTAGAAACTGATGAGAGATTCAAAGAAATGGAATATAGTAATAGAAATTCACATGTATCAAGTATCAAGCATGACAAAGAAGAACAGCATGCACTGGATGTGTTGATGAAGGGGCAATCCTTGCTGGAGCTAGAGAAGAAAATTATAGATTTGCACAATGAGATAGAATTGTACAAGAAAGATCGTGAAGAGCTGGAGATGCAAATGGAGCAGTTAGCACTAGACTATGAGATTCTAAAGCAGGAGAACCACGGAATCTCTTCAAAGCTGGAGCAAGCTCAATTGCGGGAACAGCTAAGAATGCAGTATGAGTGTTCAGCACATCTGGCTATCATTAGTGATCTTGAAGCTCATGTTGAGATCTTAGAGAAAGAGCTTCAGCAACAAGCTGAAGCATTTGAGGCAGATGTAGAATCTATAGTGTGTGCAAAAGTCGAGCTGGAACAGAGAGCATTAAAAGCAGAGGAGGCATTGAGGAAAGTTAGATGGCGGAACACCAGCACTGCTGAAAGGCTTCAAGAGGAATTCAAGTTGTTGTCTCAACAGATGTCATCTACATTTCATGCGCATGAGAAGTCACTTAGGCAAGCACTGAAAGAAGCTAGCGAATTGCGGTTGCAAAAAAACCAGCTGGAAGAGCTTCTAGAGAAAGCTCAGGAGGAGCTCTCATTGGTGCAAGGCCAGTACCGTGTAAAATTTGAACAGCTGCTAAGCTTAACAGATTTCAAATCAAAAGAGAAGGACAATATAATCCTGcaactcaaaaataaaagcaagtTGCAGAATGAAAAGCAATCTCTGGAAACAAAAATGGAGGGCTCATCAGAAGAAGTGCTGCTGCTCAAGAATGAGATAGAAAAGCTCAAGGGAGAGGGAGAACACCTTTCACAACAGAATGAACTAAAGAAAAGTGTGATAGCGCAAATGGAATACAACACATCGGAAGGG GGAATGATAGCATTGATTGAATCACCAGTGGAAGACTTGAGAAATGAGAAGTACCTCAGCAGCAAGGACAACAaaatgcaaaatggcattaAAGAAATTAATCGCAATTGTTCCTCTCCTTGTGAAGGCATAGTCCCTAAG GAAGATGAGCATTTTTGCTATAGTAAGAGTACTGAAAATGGTGGGAATTCTTCGCGAAGTCCCAGGATTCAAGGCAAAGCATGTAGACATGATCTAAATAGCAGCAGTAAGATGTCAGACATGAG GAATACCAGAGCTGAAccagagaaagaaaaggaaaaaattgcATGTACTTCCGATCATCATAAAATAGGAAAGGTATGTAAAGAGGTGACATTGCTGAAAGAAAAGAACATGTCAATGGAAGCTGAGTTGAAGGAGATGCAGGAAAGATATTCAGAAACAAGCCTAAAGCTTGCAGAAGTAGAAA GAAGGCAGCAGCATGTAATGACAATCAGAACACTTAAAAATGCCTTGAAGAGCTAG